The Betta splendens chromosome 4, fBetSpl5.4, whole genome shotgun sequence genome contains a region encoding:
- the tnikb gene encoding TRAF2 and NCK interacting kinase b isoform X5, protein MVVEEASILSPVSTHRTMASDSPARSLDEIDLSALRDPAGIFELVELVGNGTYGQVYKGRHVKTGQLAAIKVMDVTGDEEEEIKAEINMLKKYSHHRNIATYYGAFIKKNPPGMDDQLWLVMEFCGAGSVTDLIKNTKGNSLKEEWIAYICREILRGLTHLHQHKVIHRDIKGQNVLLTENAEVKLVDFGVSAQLDRTVGRRNTFIGTPYWMAPEVIACDENPDATYDFKSDLWSLGITAIEMAEGAPPLCDMHPMRALFLIPRNPAPRLKSKKWSKKFQSFIESCLVKSHSQRPSTEQLLKHPFIRDLPNERQVRIQLKDHIDRTKKRRGERDETEYEYSGSEEEDEERDVGEPSSIINIPGESTLRRDFLRLQLANKERSELIRRQQLEQQQNEEHKRQLLAERQKRIEEQKEQRRRLEEQQRRERELRKQQEREQRRRYEEMEQLRREEERRHAEREQEYKRKQIEEQRQAERLQRQLQQERAYLVSLQQQQQEPPRPPQDKKQLYHYKDQAPSSNDKPAWAKEVMRRAQSNSPRVPTKKYHSFTETRDTNLDTLLLLPGYKPRPRPPSYPANVSPVRDDPHMPRIRITCMPDPEPGPPLPLMRRQSPDSRVQDSESRGRSPGRWVEEHYKMSTQTSPPLQHKVSNRISDPSLPPRSESFSSGGIQQARTPPMHRSMEPQMAHLMQVKSHGLSGSQSLYDPHGVSSSSASPSPSRPPMPRQNSDPTSDTPPPLPLSRLAPPLDKLDRSSWLRQDDDMPPKVPQRTTSISPALARRNSPGNGPGLGPRAGAHLIRASNPDLRRTDVSMETPLKRTSSGSSSSSSTPSSQGGSNERGTPAAKTEGSTLSSHETKEDGREAARPSRPASYKKAVDEDLTALAKELRELRQGEETSRPPVKVTDYSSSSEESHSSEDEEGANDGTVAVSDIPRIMPPASQGNSEPFNVTGSQNDAHTDSYGNSSQDNTLMMREASFTPFVDPRVYGTSPTDDDDKTSAAALFADELLKQEQEQARLNEARKISVVNVNPTNIRPHSDTPEIRKYKKRFNSEILCAALWGVNLLVGTENGLMLLDRSGQGKVYNLINRRRFQQMDVLEGLNVLVTISGKKNKLRVYYLSWLRNRILHNDPEVEKKQGWITVGELEGCVHYKVVKYERIKFLVIALKNSVEIYAWAPKPYHKFMAFKSFTDLQHRPLLVDLTVEEGQRLKVIYGSSAGFHVIDVDSGNPYDIYIPSHIQGQVTPHAIVVLPKTDGMEMLLCYEDEGVYVNTYGRITKDVVLQWGEMPTSVAYIHSNQIMGWGEKAIEIRSVETGHLDGVFMHKRAQRLKFLSERNDKVFFASVRSGGSSQVFFMTLNRSSMMNW, encoded by the exons GACCCAGCTGGAATCTTTGAGCTGGTTGAACTGGTTGGAAACGGCACCTATGGGCAGGTCTACAAG GGTCGCCATGTCAAAACAGGCCAACTTGCAGCCATCAAGGTCATGGACGTCACAGGA gatgaggaggaggagattaaAGCGGAGATCAACATGCTGAAGAAGTACAGCCACCACAGGAACATTGCGACCTACTACGGAGCCTTTATAAAGAAGAACCCTCCTGGGATGGACGACCAGCTGTGG cTGGTGATGGAGTTCTGTGGGGCCGGCTCTGTAACGGACCTGATCAAAAACACCAAAGGGAACTCGCTGAAGGAGGAGTGGATCGCTTACATCTGCAGGGAGATCCTCAGG GGTCTGACCCATCTCCACCAGCACAAAGTCATCCACAGAGACATCAAAGGACAGAACGTCCTGCTGACAGAGAACGCAGAGGTCAAGTtag TGGACTTCGGTGTGAGCGCTCAGTTGGACCGGACCGTGGGTCGGAGGAACACGTTCATTGGGACCCCGTACTGGATGGCGCCGGAGGTCATTGCCTGCGACGAGAACCCCGACGCCACTTACGACTTCAAG AGTGATCTGTGGTCGCTCGGCATCACGGCCATAGAGATGGCAGAGGGAGCACCGC CTCTTTGTGACATGCATCCAATGAGAGCGCTCTTCCTCATCCCCAGAAATCCTGCCCCCAGACTCAAGTCTAAGAAGTG GTCCAAGAAGTTCCAGTCCTTCATCGAGAGCTGTCTGGTGAAGAGCCACAGCCAGAGGCCCAGCACGGAGCAGCTGCTCAAACACCCCTTCATCCGGGACCTTCCCAACGAGCGGCAGGTCCGCATCCAGCTGAAGGACCACATCGACCGCAccaagaagaggaggggggagaggg aCGAGACCGAGTACGAGTACagcggcagcgaggaggaggacgaggagcgggACGTGGGGGAGCCCAG ctccatcatcaACATTCCCGGGGAGTCCACCCTGAGGCGCGACTTCCTGCGCCTCCAGCTGGCCAACAAGGAGCGCTCGGAGCTGATCCGGcgtcagcagctggagcagcagcagaacgaggagCACAAGCGCCAGCTCCTGGCTGAGCGGCAGAAACGGAtcgaggagcagaaggagcagcggcggcggctggaggAG CAACAGCGTCGGGAGCGCGAgctgaggaagcagcaggagcgcgagcagaggaggaggtacgaagagatggagcagctccgccgcgaggaggagaggaggcacgCCGAGAGAGAGCAG GAGTACAAGAGGAAGCAGATCGAGGAGCAGCGTCAGGCCgagcggctgcagaggcagctgcagcaggagagagcgTACCTGGtgtcgctgcagcagcagcagcaggaacccCCGCGGCCGCCGCAGGACAAGAAGCAGCTGTACCACTACAAGGACCAGGCCCCCAGCAGCAACGACAAGCCGGCCTGGGCCAAGGAG GTGATGCGTCGAGCTCAGAGCAACTCGCCCCGTGTCCCTACTAAGAAGTACCACTCCTTCACGGAGACGCGGGACACCAACCTcgacacgctgctgctgctgcccggctacaagccccgcccccgccccccctcctaCCCCGCCAACGTCAGTCCTGTTCGCGACGACCCTCACATGCCCCGTATTCGCATCACCTGCATGCCGGACCCTGAACCCGGACCCCCCCTGCCGCTGATGCGTCGGCAGAGCCCCGACTCCAGGGTCCAGGACTCCGAGTCCAGGGGCCGGAGCCCCGGCCGCTGG gtggaGGAGCATTATAAGATGAGCACACAGACTTCTCCTCCATTGCAGCATAAAGTCTCCAACCGGATCTCAGACCCGTCACTGCCGCCCCGCTCCGAGTCCTTCAGCAGCGGAGGCATCCAACAGGCCCGGACCCCGCCCATGCACCGCTCCATGGAGCCACAG ATGGCCCACCTGATGCAGGTGAAGAGCCACGGCCTGTCGGGCTCTCAGTCTCTCTACGACCCCCACGGggtgtcctcctcctcggcaTCACCTTCACCCTCCCGGCCTCCCATGCCCCGGCAGAACTCCGACCCCACCTCTGacacccctcctcccctgcCCCTGTCCCGCCTGGCGCCTCCCCTCGACAAGCTGGACCGCAGCTCCTGGCTGCGGCAGGACGACGACATGCCGCCCAAG GTCCCTCAGAGGACGACCTCCATCTCTCCTGCGTTGGCTCGAAGGAATTCTCCAGGGAACGGACCTGGACTCGGACCTCGGGCTGGAGCTCATCTCATCCGGgccag CAACCCTGACCTGCGGAGGACCGACGTTTCCATGGAGACGCCCCTGAAGAGGACGAGCAgcggcagctcctccagctccagcacaccCAGCTCCCAGGGAGGCTCCAACGAGCGAG GTACCCCGGCCGCTAAGACTGAAGGCTCCACTCTTTCTTCCCACGAGACCAAAGAGGACGGGCGCGAGGCGGCGCGGCCCAGCAGGCCGGCG AGCTATAAGAAAGCTGTAGACGAG GACCTGACGGCTTTGGCCAAAGAGCTGAGGGAGCTGCGACAGGGGGAGGAAACCAGCCGCCCGCCCGTCAAAGTGACTGACTACTCTTCATCCAGCGAGGAGTCTCACAGCAGCGAGGATGAGGAAGGCGCTAACGACGGAACGGTAGCAGTCAGCGATATTCCACGCATCAT GCCGCCAGCGAGTCAGGGAAACAGCGAGCCCTTTAATGTGACAGGAAGTCAGAACGACGCGCACACAGACTCGTATGGAAACAGCTCCCAGGACAACACCCTGATGATGCGTGAG GCCTCCTTCACTCCGTTCGTGGATCCCAGGGTTTATGGGACGTCTCCGACGGACGATGACGACAAAACCTCTGCCGCAG CGCTGTTTGCTGACGagctgctgaagcaggagcaggagcaggccaGGCTCAATGAGGCCAGGAAGATCTCCGTGGTCAACGTCAACCCCACCAACATCAGGCCGCACAGCGACACGCCGGAGATCCGCAAGTACAAGAAGCGCTTCAACTCTGAGATCCTGTGTGCAGCTCTCTGGG gagTGAACCTGCTGGTGGGGACAGAGAACGGCCTGATGCTGCTGGATCGCAGCGGTCAGGGCAAAGTCTACAACCTGATCAACCGGCGCCGCTTCCAGCAGATGGATGTTCTGGAGGGACTCAACGTCCTGGTCACCATCTCAG GGAAGAAGAACAAACTGCGTGTCTATTACCTGTCCTGGCTCAGGAACAGGATACTGCACAACGACCCTGAAGTGGAAAAGAAGCAGGGCTGGATCACCGTCGGAGAGCTGGAGGGCTGTGTGCACTACAAAGTTG TGAAGTACGAGAGGATTAAATTCTTGGTCATTGCTCTGAAGAATTCAGTGGAGATCTACGCCTGGGCACCGAAACCTTACCACAAGTTCATGGCCTTTAAG TCGTTCACTGACCTGCAgcatcgccccctgctggtggacctgactgtggaggagggacagaggttaaaggtcatttACGGCTCCAGTGCAGGTTTCCATGTCATTGATGTGGACTCAGGCAACCCTTATGACATCTACATCCCGTCACAT ATTCAGGGTCAGGTGACCCCACACGCCATCGTGGTGCTACCCAAGACGGACGGTATGGAGATGCTGCTGTGCTACGAGGACGAGGGCGTCTACGTCAACACCTATGGACGCATCACCAAAGACGTGGTGCTGCAGTGGGGCGAGATGCCCACCTCCGTCG
- the tnikb gene encoding TRAF2 and NCK interacting kinase b isoform X2, which yields MVVEEASILSPVSTHRTMASDSPARSLDEIDLSALRDPAGIFELVELVGNGTYGQVYKGRHVKTGQLAAIKVMDVTGDEEEEIKAEINMLKKYSHHRNIATYYGAFIKKNPPGMDDQLWLVMEFCGAGSVTDLIKNTKGNSLKEEWIAYICREILRGLTHLHQHKVIHRDIKGQNVLLTENAEVKLVDFGVSAQLDRTVGRRNTFIGTPYWMAPEVIACDENPDATYDFKSDLWSLGITAIEMAEGAPPLCDMHPMRALFLIPRNPAPRLKSKKWSKKFQSFIESCLVKSHSQRPSTEQLLKHPFIRDLPNERQVRIQLKDHIDRTKKRRGERDETEYEYSGSEEEDEERDVGEPSSIINIPGESTLRRDFLRLQLANKERSELIRRQQLEQQQNEEHKRQLLAERQKRIEEQKEQRRRLEEQQRRERELRKQQEREQRRRYEEMEQLRREEERRHAEREQEYKRKQIEEQRQAERLQRQLQQERAYLVSLQQQQQEPPRPPQDKKQLYHYKDQAPSSNDKPAWAKEVMRRAQSNSPRVPTKKYHSFTETRDTNLDTLLLLPGYKPRPRPPSYPANVSPVRDDPHMPRIRITCMPDPEPGPPLPLMRRQSPDSRVQDSESRGRSPGRWVEEHYKMSTQTSPPLQHKVSNRISDPSLPPRSESFSSGGIQQARTPPMHRSMEPQMAHLMQVKSHGLSGSQSLYDPHGVSSSSASPSPSRPPMPRQNSDPTSDTPPPLPLSRLAPPLDKLDRSSWLRQDDDMPPKVPQRTTSISPALARRNSPGNGPGLGPRAGAHLIRASNPDLRRTDVSMETPLKRTSSGSSSSSSTPSSQGGSNERGTPAAKTEGSTLSSHETKEDGREAARPSRPAVSGAVQQLAPTRPRSVSELTTLLSFPLPPYSHPLSIFPQSYKKAVDEDLTALAKELRELRQGEETSRPPVKVTDYSSSSEESHSSEDEEGANDGTVAVSDIPRIMPPASQGNSEPFNVTGSQNDAHTDSYGNSSQDNTLMMREASFTPFVDPRVYGTSPTDDDDKTSAAALFADELLKQEQEQARLNEARKISVVNVNPTNIRPHSDTPEIRKYKKRFNSEILCAALWGVNLLVGTENGLMLLDRSGQGKVYNLINRRRFQQMDVLEGLNVLVTISGKKNKLRVYYLSWLRNRILHNDPEVEKKQGWITVGELEGCVHYKVVKYERIKFLVIALKNSVEIYAWAPKPYHKFMAFKSFTDLQHRPLLVDLTVEEGQRLKVIYGSSAGFHVIDVDSGNPYDIYIPSHIQGQVTPHAIVVLPKTDGMEMLLCYEDEGVYVNTYGRITKDVVLQWGEMPTSVAYIHSNQIMGWGEKAIEIRSVETGHLDGVFMHKRAQRLKFLSERNDKVFFASVRSGGSSQVFFMTLNRSSMMNW from the exons GACCCAGCTGGAATCTTTGAGCTGGTTGAACTGGTTGGAAACGGCACCTATGGGCAGGTCTACAAG GGTCGCCATGTCAAAACAGGCCAACTTGCAGCCATCAAGGTCATGGACGTCACAGGA gatgaggaggaggagattaaAGCGGAGATCAACATGCTGAAGAAGTACAGCCACCACAGGAACATTGCGACCTACTACGGAGCCTTTATAAAGAAGAACCCTCCTGGGATGGACGACCAGCTGTGG cTGGTGATGGAGTTCTGTGGGGCCGGCTCTGTAACGGACCTGATCAAAAACACCAAAGGGAACTCGCTGAAGGAGGAGTGGATCGCTTACATCTGCAGGGAGATCCTCAGG GGTCTGACCCATCTCCACCAGCACAAAGTCATCCACAGAGACATCAAAGGACAGAACGTCCTGCTGACAGAGAACGCAGAGGTCAAGTtag TGGACTTCGGTGTGAGCGCTCAGTTGGACCGGACCGTGGGTCGGAGGAACACGTTCATTGGGACCCCGTACTGGATGGCGCCGGAGGTCATTGCCTGCGACGAGAACCCCGACGCCACTTACGACTTCAAG AGTGATCTGTGGTCGCTCGGCATCACGGCCATAGAGATGGCAGAGGGAGCACCGC CTCTTTGTGACATGCATCCAATGAGAGCGCTCTTCCTCATCCCCAGAAATCCTGCCCCCAGACTCAAGTCTAAGAAGTG GTCCAAGAAGTTCCAGTCCTTCATCGAGAGCTGTCTGGTGAAGAGCCACAGCCAGAGGCCCAGCACGGAGCAGCTGCTCAAACACCCCTTCATCCGGGACCTTCCCAACGAGCGGCAGGTCCGCATCCAGCTGAAGGACCACATCGACCGCAccaagaagaggaggggggagaggg aCGAGACCGAGTACGAGTACagcggcagcgaggaggaggacgaggagcgggACGTGGGGGAGCCCAG ctccatcatcaACATTCCCGGGGAGTCCACCCTGAGGCGCGACTTCCTGCGCCTCCAGCTGGCCAACAAGGAGCGCTCGGAGCTGATCCGGcgtcagcagctggagcagcagcagaacgaggagCACAAGCGCCAGCTCCTGGCTGAGCGGCAGAAACGGAtcgaggagcagaaggagcagcggcggcggctggaggAG CAACAGCGTCGGGAGCGCGAgctgaggaagcagcaggagcgcgagcagaggaggaggtacgaagagatggagcagctccgccgcgaggaggagaggaggcacgCCGAGAGAGAGCAG GAGTACAAGAGGAAGCAGATCGAGGAGCAGCGTCAGGCCgagcggctgcagaggcagctgcagcaggagagagcgTACCTGGtgtcgctgcagcagcagcagcaggaacccCCGCGGCCGCCGCAGGACAAGAAGCAGCTGTACCACTACAAGGACCAGGCCCCCAGCAGCAACGACAAGCCGGCCTGGGCCAAGGAG GTGATGCGTCGAGCTCAGAGCAACTCGCCCCGTGTCCCTACTAAGAAGTACCACTCCTTCACGGAGACGCGGGACACCAACCTcgacacgctgctgctgctgcccggctacaagccccgcccccgccccccctcctaCCCCGCCAACGTCAGTCCTGTTCGCGACGACCCTCACATGCCCCGTATTCGCATCACCTGCATGCCGGACCCTGAACCCGGACCCCCCCTGCCGCTGATGCGTCGGCAGAGCCCCGACTCCAGGGTCCAGGACTCCGAGTCCAGGGGCCGGAGCCCCGGCCGCTGG gtggaGGAGCATTATAAGATGAGCACACAGACTTCTCCTCCATTGCAGCATAAAGTCTCCAACCGGATCTCAGACCCGTCACTGCCGCCCCGCTCCGAGTCCTTCAGCAGCGGAGGCATCCAACAGGCCCGGACCCCGCCCATGCACCGCTCCATGGAGCCACAG ATGGCCCACCTGATGCAGGTGAAGAGCCACGGCCTGTCGGGCTCTCAGTCTCTCTACGACCCCCACGGggtgtcctcctcctcggcaTCACCTTCACCCTCCCGGCCTCCCATGCCCCGGCAGAACTCCGACCCCACCTCTGacacccctcctcccctgcCCCTGTCCCGCCTGGCGCCTCCCCTCGACAAGCTGGACCGCAGCTCCTGGCTGCGGCAGGACGACGACATGCCGCCCAAG GTCCCTCAGAGGACGACCTCCATCTCTCCTGCGTTGGCTCGAAGGAATTCTCCAGGGAACGGACCTGGACTCGGACCTCGGGCTGGAGCTCATCTCATCCGGgccag CAACCCTGACCTGCGGAGGACCGACGTTTCCATGGAGACGCCCCTGAAGAGGACGAGCAgcggcagctcctccagctccagcacaccCAGCTCCCAGGGAGGCTCCAACGAGCGAG GTACCCCGGCCGCTAAGACTGAAGGCTCCACTCTTTCTTCCCACGAGACCAAAGAGGACGGGCGCGAGGCGGCGCGGCCCAGCAGGCCGGCGGTGAGtggagcagtgcagcagctcGCACCAACACGTCCGCGCTCTGTGTCTGAACTAACCACGCTGCTTTCATTCCCGCTGCCTCCCTACTCTCatcctctctccatctttcctcAGAGCTATAAGAAAGCTGTAGACGAG GACCTGACGGCTTTGGCCAAAGAGCTGAGGGAGCTGCGACAGGGGGAGGAAACCAGCCGCCCGCCCGTCAAAGTGACTGACTACTCTTCATCCAGCGAGGAGTCTCACAGCAGCGAGGATGAGGAAGGCGCTAACGACGGAACGGTAGCAGTCAGCGATATTCCACGCATCAT GCCGCCAGCGAGTCAGGGAAACAGCGAGCCCTTTAATGTGACAGGAAGTCAGAACGACGCGCACACAGACTCGTATGGAAACAGCTCCCAGGACAACACCCTGATGATGCGTGAG GCCTCCTTCACTCCGTTCGTGGATCCCAGGGTTTATGGGACGTCTCCGACGGACGATGACGACAAAACCTCTGCCGCAG CGCTGTTTGCTGACGagctgctgaagcaggagcaggagcaggccaGGCTCAATGAGGCCAGGAAGATCTCCGTGGTCAACGTCAACCCCACCAACATCAGGCCGCACAGCGACACGCCGGAGATCCGCAAGTACAAGAAGCGCTTCAACTCTGAGATCCTGTGTGCAGCTCTCTGGG gagTGAACCTGCTGGTGGGGACAGAGAACGGCCTGATGCTGCTGGATCGCAGCGGTCAGGGCAAAGTCTACAACCTGATCAACCGGCGCCGCTTCCAGCAGATGGATGTTCTGGAGGGACTCAACGTCCTGGTCACCATCTCAG GGAAGAAGAACAAACTGCGTGTCTATTACCTGTCCTGGCTCAGGAACAGGATACTGCACAACGACCCTGAAGTGGAAAAGAAGCAGGGCTGGATCACCGTCGGAGAGCTGGAGGGCTGTGTGCACTACAAAGTTG TGAAGTACGAGAGGATTAAATTCTTGGTCATTGCTCTGAAGAATTCAGTGGAGATCTACGCCTGGGCACCGAAACCTTACCACAAGTTCATGGCCTTTAAG TCGTTCACTGACCTGCAgcatcgccccctgctggtggacctgactgtggaggagggacagaggttaaaggtcatttACGGCTCCAGTGCAGGTTTCCATGTCATTGATGTGGACTCAGGCAACCCTTATGACATCTACATCCCGTCACAT ATTCAGGGTCAGGTGACCCCACACGCCATCGTGGTGCTACCCAAGACGGACGGTATGGAGATGCTGCTGTGCTACGAGGACGAGGGCGTCTACGTCAACACCTATGGACGCATCACCAAAGACGTGGTGCTGCAGTGGGGCGAGATGCCCACCTCCGTCG